GGTTGTTGTAGATGAACACGGAGAATACAGAGCACACAAAGACTGCTACGAGCAGCACTCTTCACTGTCGGGGCTGGTCGATGATTTCGAAGTGGTTGCGGCCCAGTTGCCGCAGGAGATTCGACCTTATCTCGACTTGGCCACTCCAGAAGACCGGCATGCAATAGCCAAGCTCGGTGTCAGGAGTGAACAGACGCCAAGACAGTGGCTCAAGACTCTCGACAGGCTTCGATTGACAAACCCCAACAGCAGGCTCCTTGAGTTTCTGTACGCAAAGTGGGCGTTCGTTACTGGCAGTGCTGATCTGGTCCTGTCCATACCTGCGACCGAGAAGTCTTGGGTCTGTCCGCTAAACCTTCGGTTACAAGCAAGACTCTCCACTCAAGGCACAGCGGAGAGGGCGAAGGCGCTAGACATGTCAAGCGAGCCGGAGCTCATTCAACTCGAGGATGCCGTAGCCAAGGCGGATGTCTATAGCCGAGCAGGGGTCATGGACGCACTGGAGGACGTCTATCGAACAAGCGCAAAAAGATGGGGTGCACAGTCCTCCTCAATCACCCCGAAGGTGGCTTCACTCTTCATTCAATGCTTCTACGCCTTAGGACTAATGAGGCAAGGGATGCTGGCTGCAGGTCTGAGCCTTCTCGAGCCAGTGTTCACATTTGCCCAGATTGTGGACAACCGAGAGATGATAGTTGTCGCTGGTAATGCCTATGCGAGCATCTTGAGACGGACTGGTGACACCCGTCGGGCGCTTCTGGTCTATGAGATAGCGCTCAATGCGGCGGAGCAGCTCGAAGACGAGAGAAGCAGAGTGGCACTCCTGATGAATCTTGCAATCGTGGAGCATACCCAGGGAATGTATGAGACAGCTCTGGAGAAACAGAGACGTGCCTATGCGAGCCAGTTGGTCCAATCCGAGCCTTCCATGAAGCTCTCTATCATGACTGACATGTCTGAGAGCCTATGTGCGCTGGAGCGGTACGAAGAGGCAAAGGAGATGATTCTCGAGGGCCTAGCACACAGCGACATTCCAACGCACATACGAGTAGCTCTTCTCACCAATCTGAAGAAGATTGCAGGCAAGACCCAGTCACGAGAGCTAACCACTTGGATACGGCACAATCTTCCCACAGGCGACTTCTTGACCAGTCCACATGGTGTGCTCTTCTCACATGAGCTTGACGCCCTCGAATTCGAGATCAATCAGGAATGGCAAGGACTGGTGTCCAATCTCGATACGCAGCTTGAACTGATGGCCCAGTATGGAATGACAGAGTCTGCCGGTGAAGTTGAGTTCAGAGCTGCGGAGGCCTACTTCCTCCTGTATCAGAAGACACACAGGCAAGACCACCTCGTCAGTTGTCTCCGTCATCTAGACCTCGCGAAGGCCATTGCCATGGAGGGCGGGTACCATGGAGACCTCTGCCGTCTGTCGCTCATGAAAGGGCTCGTTGCCGCGTACAGCGGTGCCTACGACAGGGCGAGAGCGCACTTAGAGGAAGCAGTGGGCCTCGCTCGAGACCATGGTCTTCAGTCGCTTGAGGAGCAGGCAAGAGCGCAGCTTGAGTCACTCGACAGCAAGAGGGGTACGGAGAGTACTAGACTCGAGTCTGTCGTCAGGGCCATGTTCAAGAGACTGTCCTTCGGAAAGAACGAACCGCCAAGTACACCAAAGCCAGCAGCCATCCATGCTCTGTGGATTGGCGATAGAAAGCAATCACTGAGCGTTTTCTTTACGAGTCGCGGTGAACAGTCCAAGACCCATCAAGCATACCTCAACGGTGTTGTTGATGCTTGGACCAGCCATGCAGACACCACATACATTGAGTCGTTCTCAGGCACAATGGGAGACGTGATCATTGAAGCCTCGCGTGATTGCATGGGCGTGATTGTCTGTGACAGAATGAACTATACTGCAGGTAGGACGCTCCAACGCATTCTGTCCGAACTTGACAGGTTTCCGCTCAGAGCGATTCCCGAGGAAGCTGCTGGCCGCGTTAAAATCTTGGTCTCCTCCAGCTTTGAGGGTCTGGAGGAAGTGAACGGGGGCTGATAGACTGTGCCTTTGCCCGGGCTCACTATCAGGTGCGCTGCTCCTACTTCATGGAGACTCTGGATTTAGTTGGCTTCTCCTTGAATGGACACCATGTCGAGCAAACACACTACTACCTTATCTTGGCAAATGTATGGTGGGATTCATGGCAGTCAAGGAGTTCGTGCTTGACGGAAGCAATATGGTGTCCGTCGATGGTTTCTATGATGAGGTACAACGAGTGCTGTGCCCCGACTTCAGCGGCTTTGGTCGGAATCTCGATGCATTGAATGATATCCTCAGAGGAGGATTCGGGACATTCGAATACGGCGATCAGATTCGGATTCGAATCGTGAATGTACACAAGATGAGGATGAACTTGGAAGCAAGCTTCTTCA
This Candidatus Thorarchaeota archaeon DNA region includes the following protein-coding sequences:
- a CDS encoding tetratricopeptide repeat protein, which gives rise to MTEFKCRLCRTTVKFSLDDPSSYQTKTESGNPFIGRLFTVRVIHAAADEKTHVNVVVVDEHGEYRAHKDCYEQHSSLSGLVDDFEVVAAQLPQEIRPYLDLATPEDRHAIAKLGVRSEQTPRQWLKTLDRLRLTNPNSRLLEFLYAKWAFVTGSADLVLSIPATEKSWVCPLNLRLQARLSTQGTAERAKALDMSSEPELIQLEDAVAKADVYSRAGVMDALEDVYRTSAKRWGAQSSSITPKVASLFIQCFYALGLMRQGMLAAGLSLLEPVFTFAQIVDNREMIVVAGNAYASILRRTGDTRRALLVYEIALNAAEQLEDERSRVALLMNLAIVEHTQGMYETALEKQRRAYASQLVQSEPSMKLSIMTDMSESLCALERYEEAKEMILEGLAHSDIPTHIRVALLTNLKKIAGKTQSRELTTWIRHNLPTGDFLTSPHGVLFSHELDALEFEINQEWQGLVSNLDTQLELMAQYGMTESAGEVEFRAAEAYFLLYQKTHRQDHLVSCLRHLDLAKAIAMEGGYHGDLCRLSLMKGLVAAYSGAYDRARAHLEEAVGLARDHGLQSLEEQARAQLESLDSKRGTESTRLESVVRAMFKRLSFGKNEPPSTPKPAAIHALWIGDRKQSLSVFFTSRGEQSKTHQAYLNGVVDAWTSHADTTYIESFSGTMGDVIIEASRDCMGVIVCDRMNYTAGRTLQRILSELDRFPLRAIPEEAAGRVKILVSSSFEGLEEVNGG
- a CDS encoding barstar family protein, coding for MAVKEFVLDGSNMVSVDGFYDEVQRVLCPDFSGFGRNLDALNDILRGGFGTFEYGDQIRIRIVNVHKMRMNLEASFFRHVMEVLEESENVELSLE